A genomic window from Salvia miltiorrhiza cultivar Shanhuang (shh) chromosome 5, IMPLAD_Smil_shh, whole genome shotgun sequence includes:
- the LOC131024631 gene encoding SUPPRESSOR OF GAMMA RESPONSE 1 isoform X1: MAGQSWLVDSNRIATKIRSASGAVDPQEIQWKSNPTKSCPNCHYVMDNSDAPHTWPGLPRGVKFDPTDQEIIWHLLAKVGIQDFKPHPFIDEFVPTVEEEGGICYTHPQNLPGVKQDGSVSHFFHRAIKAYSTGTRKRRKIHGDDCGDVRWHKTGRTKPVLLDGVQKGCKKIMVLYISPVRGGKAEKTNWVMHQYHLGTGEDEKEGEYVISKIFYQQQQQQQTRQIERAEEEISEAAPQTMTPKVDPVTPKSVTPEPCVERRFSNHEVLQDSTAPLTFEHEGNIMIDEIETPFAQTYDQHHNDVENQTDEAVAETSEEEDAEESKWWENESQFLLSSQQLVEGLSLCDEFLQSQSPGRDENGDGQGQKGKALLREYAHLGPEDLKRDLEECQNMATDPANIELDTPPDFRLSQLESCYAFFICIRSNFFCYTQNSTFLNSCRSLGLRTATLRGVKASEEGR, translated from the exons ATGGCTGG GCAATCGTGGCTGGTTGACTCAAACAGAATTGCTACCAAAATTAGGAGTGCGTCTGGTGCAGTTGATCCACAAGAAATCCAGTGGAAAAGCAACCCGACGAAAAGTTGCCCAAATTGCCATTATGTCATGGACAACAGTGAT GCCCCTCATACGTGGCCAGGATTGCCTCGTGGTGTGAAATTTGATCCTACAGATCAAGAGATTATCTGGCACTTACTCGCAAAGGTTGGTATTCAGGATTTCAAGCCTCATCCCTTTATTGATGAATTCGTTCCAACCGTTGAAGAAGAAGGTGGCATTTGTTACACTCATCCTCAAAATTTGCCCG GTGTAAAGCAGGACGGAAGCGTATCACACTTTTTCCACAGAGCAATTAAAGCATATAGTACTGGGACAAGAAAGCGTAGAAAGATCCATGGCGACGATTGTGGCGATGTTCGTTGGCACAAAACTGGCCGCACGAAGCCTGTACTACTTGATGGTGTGCAGAAAGGATGTAAGAAGATTATGGTTCTGTATATAAGCCCTGTGAGAGGAGGGAAGGCTGAGAAGACTAATTGGGTGATGCATCAGTATCACCTGGGTACGGGGGAAGATGAAAAGGAAGGCGAATACGTAATCTCGAAAATAttttatcagcagcagcagcagcaacaaacCAGACAGATTGAGAGggctgaagaagaaatttctGAAGCAGCCCCTCAGACGATGACTCCTAAGGTGGATCCCGTCACCCCAAAGTCCGTGACTCCTGAGCCTTGTGTGGAGAGGAGATTCTCCAATCACGAGGTGTTGCAAGATTCTACTGCTCCTCTTACCTTTGAG CATGAGGGCAACATTATGATAGATGAGATAGAAACTCCCTTTGCGCAAACCTACGATCAACATCACAATGATGTGGAGAATCAGACAGATGAAGCGGTGGCAGAAACGAGTGAGGAAGAAGACGCTGAAGAGAGCAAATGGTGGGAAAATGAGTCGCAGTTTTTGCTGAGCTCACAGCAGCTCGTGGAAGGGCTATCTCTCTGTGACGAGTTTCTGCAAAGCCAGTCTCCGGGCAGGGATGAGAACGGAGACGGTCAAGGACAGAAAGGTAAAGCTCTACTACGCGAATATGCTCATTTAGGACCAGAGGACTTGAAGAGGGACTTGGAGGAGTGCCAGAATATGGCTACTGATCCAGCAAACATTGAACTCGACACCCCTCCCGACTTTCGCTTGAGCCAACTCGAAAGCTGCTATGCCTTTTTCATCTGCATTCGTTCCAACTTTTTCTGTTACACGCAGAACTCGACGTTCTTAAATTCTTGCAGGAGTTTGGGTCTCAGGACAGCTACATTGCGTGGGGTGAAAGCTTCCGAGGAGGGAAGGTGA
- the LOC131024631 gene encoding SUPPRESSOR OF GAMMA RESPONSE 1 isoform X2, whose translation MAGQSWLVDSNRIATKIRSASGAVDPQEIQWKSNPTKSCPNCHYVMDNSDAPHTWPGLPRGVKFDPTDQEIIWHLLAKVGIQDFKPHPFIDEFVPTVEEEGGICYTHPQNLPGVKQDGSVSHFFHRAIKAYSTGTRKRRKIHGDDCGDVRWHKTGRTKPVLLDGVQKGCKKIMVLYISPVRGGKAEKTNWVMHQYHLGTGEDEKEGEYVISKIFYQQQQQQQTRQIERAEEEISEAAPQTMTPKVDPVTPKSVTPEPCVERRFSNHEVLQDSTAPLTFEHEGNIMIDEIETPFAQTYDQHHNDVENQTDEAVAETSEEEDAEESKWWENESQFLLSSQQLVEGLSLCDEFLQSQSPGRDENGDGQGQKGKALLREYAHLGPEDLKRDLEECQNMATDPANIELDTPPDFRLSQLEFGSQDSYIAWGESFRGGKVID comes from the exons ATGGCTGG GCAATCGTGGCTGGTTGACTCAAACAGAATTGCTACCAAAATTAGGAGTGCGTCTGGTGCAGTTGATCCACAAGAAATCCAGTGGAAAAGCAACCCGACGAAAAGTTGCCCAAATTGCCATTATGTCATGGACAACAGTGAT GCCCCTCATACGTGGCCAGGATTGCCTCGTGGTGTGAAATTTGATCCTACAGATCAAGAGATTATCTGGCACTTACTCGCAAAGGTTGGTATTCAGGATTTCAAGCCTCATCCCTTTATTGATGAATTCGTTCCAACCGTTGAAGAAGAAGGTGGCATTTGTTACACTCATCCTCAAAATTTGCCCG GTGTAAAGCAGGACGGAAGCGTATCACACTTTTTCCACAGAGCAATTAAAGCATATAGTACTGGGACAAGAAAGCGTAGAAAGATCCATGGCGACGATTGTGGCGATGTTCGTTGGCACAAAACTGGCCGCACGAAGCCTGTACTACTTGATGGTGTGCAGAAAGGATGTAAGAAGATTATGGTTCTGTATATAAGCCCTGTGAGAGGAGGGAAGGCTGAGAAGACTAATTGGGTGATGCATCAGTATCACCTGGGTACGGGGGAAGATGAAAAGGAAGGCGAATACGTAATCTCGAAAATAttttatcagcagcagcagcagcaacaaacCAGACAGATTGAGAGggctgaagaagaaatttctGAAGCAGCCCCTCAGACGATGACTCCTAAGGTGGATCCCGTCACCCCAAAGTCCGTGACTCCTGAGCCTTGTGTGGAGAGGAGATTCTCCAATCACGAGGTGTTGCAAGATTCTACTGCTCCTCTTACCTTTGAG CATGAGGGCAACATTATGATAGATGAGATAGAAACTCCCTTTGCGCAAACCTACGATCAACATCACAATGATGTGGAGAATCAGACAGATGAAGCGGTGGCAGAAACGAGTGAGGAAGAAGACGCTGAAGAGAGCAAATGGTGGGAAAATGAGTCGCAGTTTTTGCTGAGCTCACAGCAGCTCGTGGAAGGGCTATCTCTCTGTGACGAGTTTCTGCAAAGCCAGTCTCCGGGCAGGGATGAGAACGGAGACGGTCAAGGACAGAAAGGTAAAGCTCTACTACGCGAATATGCTCATTTAGGACCAGAGGACTTGAAGAGGGACTTGGAGGAGTGCCAGAATATGGCTACTGATCCAGCAAACATTGAACTCGACACCCCTCCCGACTTTCGCTTGAGCCAACTC GAGTTTGGGTCTCAGGACAGCTACATTGCGTGGGGTGAAAGCTTCCGAGGAGGGAAGGTGATCGACTAG